tcagagaatgcctttctatgcttctctgaattcatcatattAATTTCTTTTGACGCATCTTACTTCTTATTCTCAATGCTTTGCCATCAGCGTTCTTAatagttaccaatgatctctctaGTGACAAATCCTGTGgccttttttcagtcctcattcttcCTGTCCTCTGCAGCCTTTGACTAGCCTGAATTAGGTCTGGCCCAGTGGTTCACATTccagattagaaggaaataagACACTTTATAGTTCATCTGACAGTTAAGAAAAGAaagttcaaaaaaagaaaagaaaagaaagttcacTTAGTCTAGTATGGAAAGGATCTTTAGCAAGGGTACTGCTTTGATTCAGTTTGAGTGCAGCTTTCCTAAGTCCACCATCTACAATGGTGGCAACACCAGATGTCTTGCCTGAGGGAAGACctctaaattctttatatttttaagtcaCCAGCTACCTACTTTGATGGTTTGAGTCTTACTTCTCCGGACCAATTACATTTCTAGGATGGTTTCAATACCtctttgagaaaatatttttattttgttaaatatttcctaattacatgcaaaaaattttttaacatccatttaaaaaaatttgagttccattgggcagctgggtagctcagtggagtgagagtcaggcctagagacaggaggtcctaggttcaaacccggcctcagccacttcccagctgtgtgaccctgggcaagtcacttgacccccattgcccacccttaccaatcttccacctatgagacaatacaccgaagtacaagggttaaaaaaaaaaaaataaaaaaaaatttgagttccaaattttccctCACccataatacttaaaaaaaacaaaaaccaatgaatcttaccttctcttagaatcaataccacataTTGGTTCAAGgtaagaaaagcagtaagggctctGGGCtgtaggtaactggggttaagtgacttgcccagtcactcagctaggaagtatctgagggcacatTCTAACCAAGGACTTCCTCTTCggatttggctctctatccactgagctacctagctgcccctctcacaacccttttaaggaaaaacaaacctAGCCTGAAAGAGGTAAATGTTGCTCCTATAACTATGACTTCCTCCTATCATCAACATGACTTTGTTATGTGTGTAGAATGAACTTTCCCTTCACCTTGGTctcttaaaatccttatcttctttcaaaactcagttcaaggGTCATCTTCATGAGACCTTCTCTAATATTCCTGTTATTACTTCTTCTGGAAATTACCttgtgtttacttttttaaattttgtatttatcttttctttaacatcttcatttccaaatatgtctcttcctttcttcagagctatcccttataacaaagaataaaagaaaaaatgtagttCAGCAAAACCATCCAACCCATCAGCCAAATCTGACAAAATATGTAATGTTCCAGTTCCAGGTCCATAGTCTCCAACCTCTGCAAAGGggcatttacattttatatattttgtatttacttatatgtatgtgtcatttcttatgatggaACACAAGCCTCTTGCacaattttttttggggggtgggggaagtcaAATTCTCAGGACCTCTCAGACTGCCTGCCACATAgcagacttaataaatgcttattaagtgaTTTTCAGTGTTTCTTTCCTCTTGTAGCCAGTGTGGCTATCTGTGGACTTTGATAACTGGAGAGATTGGGAAGGGGATGAAGAGGTGGAGCTAGCTCAGGTGGAACATTATGCAGAGGTAAGATGCCAGAGCTCCGTAGATGTCCTGGAGTTTATACCTCCTTCCTGTCATTTTCTCCAATTTCTATCTGGTTTGCTGTTATGTAGAGTTTGGCCTCATCTAACACCCTGGGGTTTGTTGGCTCTTTGATCAGTGACATCTAGACattgttctctcctttctccctctgacttcctgtctcttctccAGCTCCTAAAGAAGGCCAGTACAAAGGGACCTCCACCTGCCATGGATGACCTGGATGTAAGTGCAGCTGCTAACAGCTTCATTTATGAGACTCTAGTCAGTGAAATTGGTTCTTTCTGGTCATAGCCCTTAGAGCAAAGCCTGCTTCCTGAATTCCCAGTTTCCTTCTTGAGAGCAGAAAAGGCTGCTTGAATGGAGTTTCCCCTTCCTTCCATAGGTTTTCCCAGCAGGGccttcttccttcccaccccatttggttatataaatgtaaatgccttttctcttctctgacccAACATTAGGCTCATTTCTTTTCTAGGATGACTCCAATGGTGAAGACACGACAGGTAATGTCTCTGAAAAAGATGAATGGGTGAGGGAGAGATCTGAAAACCATTTTTTACAAAATGTTGGGGCCTTGTCTCTTTTGGGTTGTATCATAGGCCTAAGGGGAAACAATCCTGGGTCCTGGGTTTATCTCTACCTTTAATATTTCTACTCCCAGGGAGCCCCTTCTCTTAGGCCTTCCACCAGGGATGTGATTTTGGATAGTGTTTCTAAACAGGATGGTAAAGAGACTGCTGAGGGCCTTTGGTGACTTTTATTATCAGCTTTTAAATTTCTGGATTTTGGCCAATCATTAAGAGTTCTTATATATGTGTAAATGGCAAGGGAAAAGGCAAAGAGCCAGGTATATTTCACTAaaatttttgtaacttttttttttattaggaacTTAAGCAACATTACAGAAGAGAATGAACATGCAATTTTCATCCCTCCATATTTCCTTCCCACCTTTGTAAATCCATGTACATTTTTGAAGAGTTGTAAtcattgtatattttgtttttgtctgtttctTAACTTAACATGATTTCACATATACTATTTGCGTGTTTCAATATACTGTACATAGTTCATAATCATCATATAGTGGAATGAACATTGGATTTAAAGCCAAAAAATTGTGAAGTCCCACATCTGACATTTACCAACAGTATGACCACTCAATATATCTAAAcctgtttcatcatctgcaaaatggagtaACAGTAAACTTCCTTTGTCACTAAGCTGTGAAAAAAGTGCTCTgtaaagtgctatctaaatacAAACTACTGGTATATTAGTTTCCACagtttattgagccattcccctaTTCTTGCTTATTGGGGCTGTTTCCAATTTTATAAACAGTGCTATAACCACTTTTGTAAAACAactattttttccagttatttcctTGGAATATATTCTCTTTTGTGGAATCACTTGATCACAAGATATGTGCAATTTTATAGCTTTTGCTTTTAACAATCCATTTCTCCTTTAGGCCTAAATTTAGGTTCTGAACCTGCAGTGACTTCTCTCCCAAGTTGAGGGAGGAGGAGACAAAATTTCTAAGGTTACATACCACAGAATAACTTTCCTTGTTGCCTTTGGGCACATGATGAAACACACTCCACCCTCAAGCTGGAAACCAGCCTTCCACTTAACAGCTTCATGTCTTTTGGTTTATATCTGTAATGACAATGTGCTCTGGGATATCTCAGTTCCTCCAATATTATCAGTTGGCAAACAAAGATTGCAGACCTAAACAACAGTTAAATTGTCTAGACAGTCAAAGAACTGATTCTTAAAAGTTTCCCTTTCCTACCATTCTGTCACCATAACCAAGGAAGTTATGTCTGCTGCCCAGGGCAGAGGGTCATTTTATAAACTTAGGATGATCTTCTTTTGTACTTAGCTGGGCTGGTCCTTAGACAGCAGGTATAATTTAtctctgaggacatatttgaagcctttccaggttGGAAGGACTGCCAGAATGTATGTTTATTtgcccttaaaaacaaaaactataacaaccaaaaaaacaagGGTTGGGCAGCCAAgtggcctagagttgggaggtcttgggttcaaatctatcctcagatacttcctagctggatgaccatgggcagtcatttaacctcagttgcctaggccttactactcttctgccttggaatcaagacagaagaggtaaaaaaacaaaaacaacaacaaaaacccccaaacaaacaaGGATCATCTCCATACCACCACAAAGCATTTCTCTCAAAACTGGGCTGCTataattttgtattaattttactCTACCCAGAACATGATGTGGTTATCTGTGAAAAATGCTATTTGAAGACATTCATTTGGATGAGGTTCATGACTGGCATTAGCCAGATAGTGATCTAGTTCTGAGAAGAGGaatgcttattttttcaaataagcaaaaaaaaatgaaatacttatTTTTCAAAGGAAACAACATTTCGGGGAGCATCAATAATGTCAAGAATTCTGCTGGAAGCTGATTCCTCCATGGCACCACAGTTTAGGAAGGGTATTGATAAGCAGGAGATCTTCCAAAGAGCAAGCATGTCGGTGAAGGGTCTTGAGTCTATGTCATATGAGGAtaattgaaggaactggagatgtttagcctggaaaagagaagaaaggggagagaaatggagagagaatggTACATGATAGCCAAGTTCAAATGTTGGAAGAATATCACTTGAAAGACAGATTAGCATTTTCTGTTTATACCCAGGGgccagaaccaggagcaatgggtagaagttatagagtgggaatgggggaagggagcGTCTGGAAGAAGAGGCTGGACAGGGgcctaggtagaacagtggatagaatgccaggcctggaaccagaggacctacattcaaatctggctcagacacttcctagctgtgtgaccctgggccaatcacttcAACCTAATTAcatagcctttactgttcttgtgctttagtatcaattctaagacagaaaataaggtctcaaaaaaaaatagaggctGGAAAATCACATTTGTTACTTTTTAATGTGGAGAATCCTTTTTGGAAGTAGGTTGGACTATCTGGCCACTGAGGTCCCCTTCAAGTCAGGCCCCTAGATGTTGCATATAaataaaatcctgcctcagatacttagctgtgaCCCCAAGGAAGTCAATTAACCCTAGtcagtctcatctataaaatgggaataatagtacccAGGTTATAGTgctaggaggatcaaatgagacaatatacatAAAGGGCTGTGCAAACTTAAAAAGCTACACAAATGCTAATCACTATTTTAATTATGATTAGTATTTCAATTCTGACACAGATTCTGTGAAGTTGGTAGAATCAGGAATTTTCCCCATGCTTGGGAATTAATATTCTTAGGCAGTCCTATGTTGGCTCAGACAGTAATTGGGTTCAGTTGTAATTAATCTATTTACTATCTGCGATTTACTACTCTGGGCCAGTCTGCAtctaaaaattgaaaagaatataCCAGACtatttctaaagtcttttcctGCTCTAAATTCTAAAATACTGTGAACCAGTGCTAAGAATAGTTCTTTGAAGAACACTCGGTACAAAGGGCTTAAGAGGTCCACTTAAGTACTGAAAGTGTTTCCCTCATTTTcatcttaatttatattttctaactTCACTctacaacaaaaaaaattttgatcCTTCTAAAGAAAATTCAAGTTTAATTTCCCCCGAAGAATGCTGTTGCCATAGCACCTCTCCttcattactattattttttaaagaactagcTGTAGCCACGTAGTATAGTAGAGAGGGTTTTGGTCCTGGAGTCAgcaaagcctgggttcaaatccagtctcagacatttgctagctctcttacctgggcaaatcacttaacctctgactcaattttcccacctgtaaaacccgaataataatagcacctgcctcctaggGTTATGGTGAGGAAACATTTTGCAGCCAGCTACTGTGatttataatatatgatattctTAAAGTCCTAGTGAAATTTTAGGCTTTAGttgctgacttgcccaggaatatTATTGTTGCCTGTATAGCACGAGACTTCTATCTTTATCAATTTAAACCTGCACCAAGACTTTTAGGTCACCCTATGACGCCTGGGACGCTCCTGCATTATTTAGTACCTTCTAGCTAtagtaagacttttgggacacctgcCACAGCCAGAGTGTCGGAAAGCCGGCACTCCAGTCTAATCTTACATCTTACCTTTGACAAGACACCAGGTCGGCTTCTGTCCTTTACAAATTGTCATAGTCGTCATCATCTTCGTGTTTCCTTTTCAATGAATTCGAGGACTCAGCAGGGGTGCTCTGCGacgatgaggaggaggaggacgacgaCGACGAAGAAGACGACGACGAAGATGACACCATGTTGGTGGTGATGAGGATATTCTTGGACCCGATGAGGGAGGGGTTGATCAGAACATTCTGCACCGAGGGCGCCGCGGGCATCGCGGCCTTGACCGCGGGGCTCTGGGAGGCCGGGATCTGCACGGTGAACCTCTGCCCGGCCAGGGACAGCGGGGTCGCGACATCAGCGGCCACGGCCACTGCAGGCGCTGAAGAGGGCGCGCCTAGGGTCGGGGTGCCGGGTCTGCTGCTGACGGCGCCCACGCTGAGTCGGGGCACGGTGATTCTGCCCGCCGCGGAGGGCACTTTTTTGGGCAGGGACTTCAGCCGGTAGTTGGGTGCCGTTAAGCAGTAGCGGTCTGGCGGGAGTCGAGGGCCCGAGTAGGGCTTGATCAGCGGCAGTGGGGTCTGGTTCTTCTGCCGGGCTATGTCTAACAGGAAGTCCCTCGGCGGTGGCGCCGTGAACGACTGGTCGGCCCGGCATTGGATGGCCAGCCGCACATCATCAGCATCCACGGCTGGTTTCTTGGCGTGGCTCGAATAAATCTTGGCATCGTCCAAAATCGTGGTGACGTAACGGAAGGCGAACTCCAGCATTTGGTTGATGACCCTTGGTTCGTACTCTGTGATCCCCATATCCTTCAAGATTTGGGCCATCACCTGTGCGTCTTTTGGTGTGCTCTTGGGGGACGCCATCTTGCCCGGCTCCATGATTTCCGGTGTTCGCACTTCACTTCCGATCTCTGAAAGCTTCGCCAAAGGTTATTAAACGACCGGGAAGGAAGAGTCCCCGATTTCCGTTTTCGCTAATTTGGCCCACGCCGCCTACCGTCCCTAATCTCTTTTAGGATAGTTTGCCGCCGCAGAGGAAACGCAGGTCTTGCCTAGGGCTTGAGCTCCGCCCTTGCCAGGTCCTTCTGTTTAGCATTCCGCGCGGCCAGAGAGCCAGCAACCATGGCGTTCCGGTGCCAGCGGGACAGCTATGCTCGAGAGGTGAGACCAGCGGCAGGGAAGGaaggctggggtgggggtgggggtggggctcgAGATAGAGGGGGCAGGGGCGGGGGTGGAGCGTGCAGGCTCGGCCAGCAAGCCCCTCCTTACGGCCCTCCTTCTGTTCCGCAGTTCAGCACCACGGTGCTTTCTTGCCGCCCTGCGGAGCTGCTGATCGATGGTTCGAGCAACCACAAGAACAAGGAAAAGCTAAGCGGTTACCTCGTGGTCTTGGAAGATACATTACTTTTCCCCGAGGGCGGGGGCCAGGTGCGAAAGCCCCGCTCCTAGTTTAGACCACGCCTTTGCGCTCTAGCCACTCTCCCGCAGTTCTTCGCCCAGACCACGCCCCTGCAATAGCCCCGCCCTCAGAGTCACACTTCTTTCCCAGCTCCTCCCTTTGTGTCCCAATATTGTCTTCAAGCTCATTCTCCACTTCTTTGGGATTatctcctggagggcaggagagAAGGCTCCTGCTGAATGGGACATTAGAGATCACTTCTTTTTActgagggggaagtgacttgcccaaggttacacatcCAGTAGGTGGCGGAGCCAAGACTTAGAACccgttttatttatttatgttttaaattgTCTCAGAAAGTCCTATAAcgtatattcattcatttatttaattattttagggtatttttccatcgttacatgattcatgttctttccctccccttcttcttcccccctcccttagccaatgagaaattccactggaaaacccagatttttaaacctttaactttttCCTAGAATCCTTTGGGGGTGTCTCAGATGACTTATTTTATTGACTGAGAAATACTTACCAACTCCTTCCCTTTCCTACCTTGGGTCATTTCTCTGGATCTAACATTTCCTTATCCTTACCTGTAAAAGGAAATCATTAGATTAGATTGTGGGTTCATAACCTTTTTTGTGTTATGGACCCCTTTGCCAGTCTGAAGTCAATAGAGCCCTtttcataataatgtttttaaatctgGCAGAGAAGGAAGATAGAGGGAATTAATTCCTCCCCTACTTCTATTTGGCATTCTGGCATTATTTCACTCTCCCCAACAAAGAACCAATTACttttcaaaggatcatagattaaagagtctctctcttttttttttaaatttaaacccttatcttctgtcttggagtcaatactgtgtatctccaagacagaagagtggtaagggtaggcaatgggggtcaagtgacttgcccagggtcatacagctaggaagtgtctgaggccagatttaaccataggacctcccttctctaggcctggctctcaatccactgagctacccagctgcccctgagatcatctcatttgatgtgttcattttacaaaagaggaaacagaggcccagaaacGTTAGGTGACCTTGTCTAAAATTATACAAGTATGTGGCATAGACACTATTCGAGCTCAAGCCCACTGACAATAACCTAGGAGTATTCATTCCTGCacctttccttctaatttatttGTAACCTAGACAAATGCTACTTCCTATCTTACAGGTCAGTGTATACTTTTAATTCCTAAATTGCTCTGTAAGTATGATTACTGCTTCATTCTTCCCTTCCTAAATATTTGTTAtgtagtcatttcagtcatgtccaacttgtCATGAATCCGTGTAgggtttcttgacaaaaatactggaatagtggtttgtcatttctttctccagctcattttacagatgaggaaactgacaaacagggctaagtgatttttccagggtcacaaaactagtaagtgtctggagacagatttgaactcagatcttccagactccaggccctaCACTTTATCCACTTTGACACATAGCTGTCCTCTAAATCTATAGTAGAAACTGTTTTCTTCCAGCCGGATGACCGAGGTTCCATTGACAACATCCCAGTGCTAAGAGTGACCCGTCGGGGATCTGAAGCGGATCATTTCTTGCTTACTCCTCTGGCACCAGGAAGCCAAGTCCAAGTACAGCTGGACTGGGAACGGAGATTTGACCACATGCAGCAGCATTCAGGTAATTAGGGGATAGAAGTGGAGAAGAAATTTAGCTTCATTTCTGGGAAATCAGTCTAGATGATCATAACAGCATGGTTACCTAGAGCCAAGCATTTATGTAGGGAGAGCTGTGTTAGACTCTGAAACATGTATCTTTGTATGTTAGACTCTTCTcatgtctctctttctccttacctctttGTTCCCAGGGCAGCATCTCATCACAGCTGTGGCTGACCACCTGTTTGGGTTGAAAACCACATCGTGGTGAGTGAAAAGCATTGTACTAActcttaaaatgtaaatttttattaaaaccttAACTTTGAATATCAGCAGTACAACCAACTAAACTAGCTTAGCAAATATTTACATTTGAATTAATTTAAACACAGATGTCTTAATACTTCGAATCACTCCCTTTTACAAAGGTATCCTCATtggcattcttttttcatttattctcattAATTTTGTTCTTATAGAGTCATTTGTACAGAGATCATGAGGGCATATGATATATCGTTTAGAGAGACGACTTCATATCAAGGTGGACCAGGGTTTGAATTTTGCATTTGTTACATACTCACTGTAGGAACCTggctgggcaattcacttaaccactTAGTGCTCTTAGCAATTCTTCAAGGATTCAATTGCAAAGAATCTGTGTTGATAGATTTTCCTCATCCTTGAGTTTTTTATACCACTAGTCTAGTCCCTGTCCCTAATTAGAGAGAGAGCATGAATGGTTAGAGGGtgagacttgaagtcagaaaggtcTATATTCATGTCCTGTCTCTGATGTAAACTATctctgtggccctgggaaagttgATTAACTTTCCATTATCCCAGTCAAGGATCTAAGACCGTCAGTTTCAGAACAGTTATCAgactgcattggtggagggagttttctCGGAGGAGTTCCATTACTCTGATGAAATTACaagtacaaacaaacaaaaaagttgtACTTTTAGTGTGTGCTCCATTTTCATTTTGTAGTTTTATAATGGATTATTTGATCTGAACCATTGACTTCTCCAGCTCTATTCCTAGGAATGGAGGCTAGAGAAAGAGGAATTTCCCGGAATAGAATGCTGCCTATCATTTTCTCAGTGCCCTTCTGTTTTCCtaaacaggggttggcaatgtatggctcttgagccatatctggctcttttgagggccagatatggctctttctgcaggagccataaagtcaaatttttttcaggcgctgttacaggagcggcactgtgagcactgtacgacactcacgaaattacattttaaaaaatgtggcgtttatggctctcacggccaaaaaggttgccgacccctggcccaGAAGATAGAGTATGGTGATATCTCAGTTTCTGAAGATGGACAGGGGAAGGAGATCTTCTAACCCAGGCATTCTTAACTGAGGGCTGATGGACTCCCTTGTCTTTTAGCATGTCTGTGATTTTCTGTTTTCAGTATTGTGAgttgcatttcaatataattgggtccctttgtaatcctatgtatttaaaaacattattctgcaGGGGAGGTCAAAGGCTTCACTGGACTGCCAAAGTGAATCTGGGATACaacaaaggttaagaaccctcCAAACTCTACTCCTTTAAGCTGCCAATCTTATATTGCATTCTCATCCCATGAACCCCACTTTCTCTGGTTAGGGAGTTAGGACGATGTCGGAGCACAATAGAACTGGATAGCCCCATGGTCCTCCCAGAACAGATAGTTGCCATTGAGCAAAGCGTCAACGAGAAGATCCGCAGTCGGCTGCCTGTGATTGTGAGGGAACTGAGCCCAGACGATCCTGAGGTGGAGAAGGTAAAATCTGTTGGGGAGAGCTAGCCAGTGATAATGCTAGGTTGTCTAAAGGGGTCTATTCAAGGAGCTCAGACATACATACCCATCCCAGGTAAGGGGCCGGGGCTTGCCAGATGACCATGCAGGACCTATCCGCGTCATTACCATTGAGGGTGTTGACTCCAATATGTGCTGTGGAACCCACGTGGGAAACCTCAGTGATCTGCAGGTGAGTGGagtggggggagaagggaaaggctgGAGTTCCAGAAAGGGCCTATCAGTGATATGAGCCTGAGAAcctggggagaagagaggagaagctCAGAAATATTGAAATCCCATGGACAAAGGGATAGCCCCACCACTTCTACTGGGGATTTCTTCTTTGTAGGCAAAGTGCATTGAGTGAGTCTCTATATGAGGGATTCCTTATAGGACCCCCAGAGGACCCTACCAGTCACTTATTCTGGATGATGTGAATCTGACTTGCTCTTAGAACCTACTTCATTGTACATTCCTTCCAAACCCTATCCAGGTCATTAAGATCCTAGGTactgagaaggggaaaaagaacaaGACCAACCTAGTGTTTCTAGCAGGCAACCGGGTACTAAAGTGGATGGAGAGAAGCCATGGATCAGAAAAGGCTCTGACCTCATTACTCAAGTAGGCAACTGTCTTCTTCTGGTGGATTTATTAAATGATATTTAGGAGGTGACTCATTTTCCCCATCAGCAATACGTGGAATAAAcccctttactttctctctcaggtcaaggatcaaatgagctcaGAGGGGTGGAAGTTTTCTTGAAGGCAGAATTTCTCACATATACCCAAGCAAAACAGCCTGGTGGGAGGAATGCTGGGattagagtcaggagacctgggttccaatcctgccaCTGCTGacctgtggccctgggcaaatgatataacctctctgaaactcagatatttttatgaggatcaaatgagacagtgaATGCcaaattctttgcaaaccttaatataATCTGCAAATGCCAGCTGTTCTTAAATGGCCCCTCCTTGCCCCCAGGTGTCTTGTGAATAAATGACCTTCCACCCTCCTGCTTTATTCCTAATGTTACTGTCTCTCTCTACTATCCCCAACAATAACCTGTAGTCCTCAGTCTTGGGAGGAGCTACTCTTTGAGCCCAGGCATCACTATTTCCTGGCAACTCTTCTAGGAAGTAGGGTGGGAAGTTGGAGGATGGGTCTCCAGACTTCTTTGTCTCTCCAGGTGTGGAGTGGAAGAACATGCAGAGGCTGTTCAGAAATTGCAGAACTCGACCAAGCTGCTCCAGAAGGTGACTTATCCCAGAGCTACAAGGAGGGGAGGCTGGGCTGGGAATAGACTATCCTACAGTGGGCTTCCCCTGGGGCCAGGGTTGGGAGAGTATAAGTAATACCTCTGTCTGGCCCTGATTTCCATAGCTGCTTTACCAAGTGGATTCCCTAGATATATGGATCAGTGGTAAGAGAGAAGGGAGTCAGGGGTGTGAGGTAGGGGGAACCCAATGCGTGTAGTCTCTCCCTTTTGTGTCACCTTTACTCCCTGCCTCCTACTTTGCTAAGTTATAATGTCCTTTTCAGAATAACCTGAATCTCCTCAGGGACCTGGCCGTTCTCACTGCCCATAGTCTTAGGGACagcccagacaggggaggaatgATTGCATTACACAGGTGAGGACTCAGAAACTGGCAACATAGGTGAGGACCAGGCACACTGGTGCCCCAACGTTTCTGCTGTGGCAATAGTCTGCTTAGAGATATTAGAAAGACAAGTCTGTGCTTATTCGATTTCTTTATGATATTATAAAATctaaggggaggagggagaagtgtCAAGTGCCTGATTTCTTGGTTTGGATAGTATGAGAAACATGTTCCTGGAATCTTCTTCCAGCCTCCGTTTCATGGTCCCATAATTTCTACCACTGTCTGGAAAAGCTCCAGTTGTCCCAGGGAGCCCCATTTAAGAAAAAGTAAACTCAAAACTTTAACGGCTGAGGCTGGGGAAGAATCATGTTTTCTCCAACTTCAAGtatacttttctttcttgggGAAGGCTGAGGTTTTGTGGTTCATAGACAGCTACCTTTGGGGAACAGATAGCACACAACCTACTCTCCCTAGTTTCTGCCCCATATGGGCTCTTATGCCTAACACAGGTAAGCTTTGGGTATGAGATATGATAGAAATTATGCTGGATCTGACATCTGAGGACCTCGGTTTGAGTCTTGTCTCTTCAGCTTAccatttgtgtgactttgggaaagtcctttaacctctctaggcctcagtttccttatctgaaaactgttctAGGTGTCCCAGTGGTCCTCTCCAACTCAATCTGAATGGTCTTTTTTTGTAGGAAAGATGGTGACTCTGAGTTTATGAACATCATTGCCAATGAGATTGGGATAGAGGTGAGAGTGTGTGAGGTACTTTCCCCCAGCCCCTCCTTTACCCCTTCAGCCTCAAAGGCCTTTCCTCCTCACGTTTGGTTCTAGTCTAACACAACCTGTTAACTTCCTCCAAGG
The window above is part of the Gracilinanus agilis isolate LMUSP501 chromosome 4, AgileGrace, whole genome shotgun sequence genome. Proteins encoded here:
- the TAF9 gene encoding transcription initiation factor TFIID subunit 9, with amino-acid sequence MEPGKMASPKSTPKDAQVMAQILKDMGITEYEPRVINQMLEFAFRYVTTILDDAKIYSSHAKKPAVDADDVRLAIQCRADQSFTAPPPRDFLLDIARQKNQTPLPLIKPYSGPRLPPDRYCLTAPNYRLKSLPKKVPSAAGRITVPRLSVGAVSSRPGTPTLGAPSSAPAVAVAADVATPLSLAGQRFTVQIPASQSPAVKAAMPAAPSVQNVLINPSLIGSKNILITTNMVSSSSSSSSSSSSSSSSSSQSTPAESSNSLKRKHEDDDDYDNL
- the LOC123244162 gene encoding alanyl-tRNA editing protein Aarsd1-like isoform X2 translates to MAFRCQRDSYAREFSTTVLSCRPAELLIDGSSNHKNKEKLSGYLVVLEDTLLFPEGGGQPDDRGSIDNIPVLRVTRRGSEADHFLLTPLAPGSQVQVQLDWERRFDHMQQHSGQHLITAVADHLFGLKTTSWELGRCRSTIELDSPMVLPEQIVAIEQSVNEKIRSRLPVIVRELSPDDPEVEKVRGRGLPDDHAGPIRVITIEGVDSNMCCGTHVGNLSDLQVIKILGTEKGKKNKTNLVFLAGNRVLKWMERSHGSEKALTSLLKCGVEEHAEAVQKLQNSTKLLQKNNLNLLRDLAVLTAHSLRDSPDRGGMIALHRKDGDSEFMNIIANEIGIEDTLLFLTVGDEKGAGLFLLAGPVEAVDMLGPRVAELLQGKGAGKKGRFQGKATKLSRRAEVQALLQDYLSSQSAEE
- the LOC123244162 gene encoding alanyl-tRNA editing protein Aarsd1-like isoform X1, which translates into the protein MEFCVEDSTDVQVLLEDHRIVFSCKNADGVEMYNEIEFYAKVNSKDSQDKRSSRSITCFVRKWKEKVAWPRLTKEDVKPVWLSVDFDNWRDWEGDEEVELAQVEHYAELLKKASTKGPPPAMDDLDFSTTVLSCRPAELLIDGSSNHKNKEKLSGYLVVLEDTLLFPEGGGQPDDRGSIDNIPVLRVTRRGSEADHFLLTPLAPGSQVQVQLDWERRFDHMQQHSGQHLITAVADHLFGLKTTSWELGRCRSTIELDSPMVLPEQIVAIEQSVNEKIRSRLPVIVRELSPDDPEVEKVRGRGLPDDHAGPIRVITIEGVDSNMCCGTHVGNLSDLQVIKILGTEKGKKNKTNLVFLAGNRVLKWMERSHGSEKALTSLLKCGVEEHAEAVQKLQNSTKLLQKNNLNLLRDLAVLTAHSLRDSPDRGGMIALHRKDGDSEFMNIIANEIGIEDTLLFLTVGDEKGAGLFLLAGPVEAVDMLGPRVAELLQGKGAGKKGRFQGKATKLSRRAEVQALLQDYLSSQSAEE